The nucleotide window TTCCCCTGAGGGCGGGGCGAAACTAACACATCCCCCGGCGGCCCGCAAGAAAAGCGCCGGCAGCCGCCGTAGCTACAGTTTCAGGCTTCTATCGCCGGGTTGCAAGCTCGACCTGGGTCAGGCGGCGCGCCCGGCTCGGCCACATTCTTCAGCCCAGGCAGTATGATTGCCGGGTGAGCGCTACGCTGCAGCAACTCCGGCTTGCAGGACGACATAGTGCCCTGCTCAAGGAGCTGCGGCGGGCGTTCGCGCGCTCGGAGCGCACGCGCGAGGGCTGTCTCGCCATTGAGAGTGTGCGCATCGTCGAAGAGGCGGTGCGCAGCGGCCTGCGCTTTCGCGCCGTGTTTTTCGCCGAGTCGGCCGAGTCCACGGCCCGGCGGCTCCTCCCCCAGCTCGGCAGCCATGTCGAGACCTTGCTGGTGCCGGACCGGCTTTTCGCCGACGTCGTGGCCACGGAGTCGCCGCAGGGCGTCGCGGCTCTCGTCCACCTGAAGGATTTGAGCCTCGAGGACGCATTGCGAGCGCCCGAACCGCTCATGCTCCTTGCCGCAGGCATCCAGGACCCGGGCAACCTGGGAACCATGATTCGCTCGGCAGAAGCCTTCGGCGCGGGCGGTGTGCTGCTGGGTGAAAAGACCGTCAGCCCCTTCAATCCCAAGGTGGTGCGGGCTGCTTCGGGCTCGCTGTTCCGGCTACCGGTCATCCCGGTGGCCCTGGCGGAGACCGTAGGAACGCTGCGCGGCCGCAGCCTGCGTGTGGTCGCAGCCTCTTCGCACAAAGGCACGCGGCTCGACCAGGCCAGGCTGGAGGGTCCACTGGCCTTGGTGGTCGGCAATGAAGCGACGGGCATTCCACGCGACGTCTTGAAGCTGGCCGACGAACTGCTGATGATTCCGCACACGCCCCGCGTGGAGTCGCTCAACGCCGCCGTGGCCGCTTCCATCGTGCTGTACGAAGCTGCGAGGCAAAGACGATCAGGCGATGGTGGCCCATGAGTCTCTTCCAGCCCATTCCGTCAACTGAACCCCTCCCCGGTCGTCCGCTTGCCGACCGCATGCGTCCGCAGGCGCTCGAGGAATTTGTCGGCCAGGAACACATTTTGGCTCCGAGCAAGCCATTACGCGTGCAGATGGAGCGGGACGACGTGCGCTCCATCCTCTTCTGGGGGCCGCCGGGTTCGGGCAAGACCACCCTGGCGCAGATCATCGCGCGCATGACGCGCTCCGAGTTCGTCGAGTTTTCCGCCGTGCTGGCCGGCATCGCGGAGATCAAGCGGGTGATGGCGGAGGCCGAAAAGGCGCGCCAGTACGGCACGCGCACCCTCGTCTTCATCGACGAGATCCACCGCTTCAACAAGGCCCAGCAGGATGCTTTCCTGCCCTACGTGGAGCGGGGCACCATCACCCTGATCGGCGCCACTACCGAGAACCCTTCGTTCGAGATCATCTCCGCCCTGCTCTCCCGCTGTCGGGTGTACACATTGAACCAGCTCACCGAGGAGCAGGTCGTACTGCTGCTGCGCCGTGCGCTGGCCGATCGCGAGCGCGGCCTGGGCGACATGAACCTGAGGGTTTCCGACGACGTCCTGGCCCGCATCGCGGCCTACTCCAGTGGCGATGCCCGCTCCGCCTACAACGTGCTGGAGGTCGCAGCAGCAACGGCCCGCGCGGGCGCTGCGCCCGCTGCTCCCGCCGAAATCACGGCGGAAATCGCGCAGGACGCTCTCCAGAAGCGGGTGTTGCTCTACGACAAGCAGGGCGAGGAGCACTACAACCTGATTTCTGCGCTGCACAAATCGGTCCGCAACAGCGACCCCGACGCCGCGCTCTACTGGCTGGCGCGCATGCTCGAAGCCGGCGAAGATCCCCTCTACATCGCCCGGCGTGTGGTGCGCATGGCGGTGGAAGATATCGGCATGGCCGATCCGCAGGCGCTCGGTCTCACCATGGCCGCGCGCGACGCCGTGGACTTCATCGGCATGCCGGAGGGCAACCTGGCGCTGGCCGAAGCCGTGGTCTATCTGGCGCTGGCGCCCAAGTCCAACGCTCTCTATACCGCCTACGGCGCAGTGCTTCAGGACGTGGAGCAGACTGCCGCTGCGCCCGTGCCGTTACACCTGCGCAACGCTCCCACCGGTTTGATGGAAGCACTGGGCTACGGCAAGGGGTACCAATACGCACACGACGTGGAAGGCAAGGTGGCGGACATGGAGTGCCTGCCGGAAAGCCTGCGCGGCCGTTCTTACTATCGTCCCACCGCCGAGGGCCTGGAGGCCGAACTCAGGAAGAAGATTGAGGAGATACGGAAGCGTCGATCCCGCGCCCAGCCTGACCGCTGAACCCAGGGTGACCTCGGCGGCTCAAGCGAAGCGCGCCCGGTGTTCCTTGAGGATGCAGCGATCCATCACCACGATGATGCCGGCTCGCCGCGCCTTGGCTGCGGCTTCTTCGTGAATCACGCCTTCCTGCATCCAGATGGCGGGCACCTTGAGCTCGATGGCGAGGTCCACGACCTCGGGCACGAACTCCGGGCGGCGGAAGATGTCGACAATGTCGATCTTCTCCGGCACATCGCGCAGCGATGGCCAGGCCTTCTCTCCCAGCGCGCCGCGGATGTTGGGATTCACCGGGATGATGTGGTAGCCCACGGTTTGCAGGTAGGCGGCCACGCCATAGCTGGGGCGCAGCGGGCTCGAGCTCAGGCCCACGACGGCGATGTTGCGCGCGCTTTTCAGCAGCTCGTGAATCTCGTCCTGGACCTTGGCCTCGGACATGGTGCCTTCCGACGAAACCGAACGCGACATTGTACGGGATGCGAGCCTCGCCTTCACAGTCTGGCCGTCGTATAGTGAAGGCGACATGCCACGCTGGAAGCGAGCGGCGATCTGGACGGGCCTGGCCTGCGCCGCCGGGCTGCTCCTCTCGGGATGCTTCGTGCGCTCGCTGCATCCTTTCCTGGCCATCTCCGACGCTGTGTTCGACCCCGCCTTGGTTGGAACCTGGCAGTCACAGGACGAAAACGGAAAAGGTAAGGCCTCCATCACCTTCACACGGGCCGGCGAAACGGGCTACGAACTGGAGTACCGCGACCCCGAAGTCGCCAAGGTCTCGCGCTACAAGGTCAATCTCGGCGTCATCGGCAAGAACCGCTGCCTGGACATCGCGCCCCTCCCCGAAAAGGACCTCGACGACCACTACGTCGCCGCCCACAGCTTGTGGAGGCTCGCGCTGAAGGGTGACACCCTCACTCTGGAGCAACTCGACTACGATTGGCTGAAGGCCCTGCTTACGGCGCAACCGGGTGAGCTTGACCACGAGGTCGTGGAGGGCGATATCGTGCTCACCGCCTCCACCGAGGACTTGCAGCGCTTCATCCTCCGCCACGCCGACGACCCCAAGGCGTTCTCCGCCAGGACCCCCTGGAAGAAAAAGTAGCCGTTATTCGGACTTCTTGCCGCCCGGCGGCGCGCTCTTCAGCTTGAATTGCTTCAGCGCCAGCTTGCGCAGCGTCTCCGGAACATTCTTGTTGCCGGAAAGCCCCTTGAGGTCGGCCAGGTTCAGGTGGTTCATCAGGGTGAGGGAAAGGTCCAGCGGGCAGCGCGGATTGTTGACCAGGTTCTTGATCACCACCGAACTCTTCATGAACTTGCGGTTGCGGGCGATGTCGCGCAGCACGCTCTCCTGCACGTTCTTCATGGCGGCGAAGGTCTCCACTTCGGCGTCAGAGAGCTTGGGGGACTGC belongs to Terriglobales bacterium and includes:
- a CDS encoding RNA methyltransferase, with the translated sequence MSATLQQLRLAGRHSALLKELRRAFARSERTREGCLAIESVRIVEEAVRSGLRFRAVFFAESAESTARRLLPQLGSHVETLLVPDRLFADVVATESPQGVAALVHLKDLSLEDALRAPEPLMLLAAGIQDPGNLGTMIRSAEAFGAGGVLLGEKTVSPFNPKVVRAASGSLFRLPVIPVALAETVGTLRGRSLRVVAASSHKGTRLDQARLEGPLALVVGNEATGIPRDVLKLADELLMIPHTPRVESLNAAVAASIVLYEAARQRRSGDGGP
- a CDS encoding replication-associated recombination protein A; protein product: MSLFQPIPSTEPLPGRPLADRMRPQALEEFVGQEHILAPSKPLRVQMERDDVRSILFWGPPGSGKTTLAQIIARMTRSEFVEFSAVLAGIAEIKRVMAEAEKARQYGTRTLVFIDEIHRFNKAQQDAFLPYVERGTITLIGATTENPSFEIISALLSRCRVYTLNQLTEEQVVLLLRRALADRERGLGDMNLRVSDDVLARIAAYSSGDARSAYNVLEVAAATARAGAAPAAPAEITAEIAQDALQKRVLLYDKQGEEHYNLISALHKSVRNSDPDAALYWLARMLEAGEDPLYIARRVVRMAVEDIGMADPQALGLTMAARDAVDFIGMPEGNLALAEAVVYLALAPKSNALYTAYGAVLQDVEQTAAAPVPLHLRNAPTGLMEALGYGKGYQYAHDVEGKVADMECLPESLRGRSYYRPTAEGLEAELRKKIEEIRKRRSRAQPDR
- a CDS encoding CoA-binding protein, which encodes MSEAKVQDEIHELLKSARNIAVVGLSSSPLRPSYGVAAYLQTVGYHIIPVNPNIRGALGEKAWPSLRDVPEKIDIVDIFRRPEFVPEVVDLAIELKVPAIWMQEGVIHEEAAAKARRAGIIVVMDRCILKEHRARFA